Proteins encoded in a region of the Drosophila sechellia strain sech25 chromosome 2L, ASM438219v1, whole genome shotgun sequence genome:
- the LOC6613601 gene encoding uncharacterized protein LOC6613601, with translation MKHTSPSEATSSSNISMFSRQCLSHPTRSPPTTTPTAAASRPPCRAPRWTLCLWTLVIASGCLMLSAPTTMAFDIATCKVPLGMESLLITDAQITASSAHDMGFVGPQHARLKTDNNGGAWCPKHMVSNALKEYLQVDLLQTHVITAIRTQGRFGKGQGQEYTEAYVLEYWRPGFDKWQRWKNIQGKEILPGNINTYSEVENALQPIIFASKIRIYPYGQYDRTVCLRAEIVGCPWEEGIVSYSIPEGVQRGMEVDLSDKTYDGNEQGDRYVDGLGQLVDGQKGKDNFRTDIHGFGKGYEWIGWRNDTPGLLGKPVEIVFEFDTVRNFSAIVLHTNNMFTKDVQVFVHAKVFFSIGGRYFSGEPVQFSYMPDTIMDHARDVTIKLHHRVGKYLKINLYFAVKWIMLSEISFISVPAMGNFTDEQEQRSNSPSQAQDVHDETKGSEYQANRNNPNGVGGAAGGLGEGVAASGGDTVGGNNKYNNGPQLIAPRPIDQEPNDANFIGVVIVVLTTIIILLVAIILFIVSRTKRARGSNVLDAFQYSFNPNTLGGNVDKHRPNGNSIKASVDDNDSIGKNSLYHEPFNVNMYTSGVNGYAAVNDLQCNMTPDYTDVPEGGYAVPHMQDYMPSSKMGGGAPGGGGYVNVRRTPPPPLSSIFPRPPTVPPPPMEKYYATTAIFKPLKGPGSERSGCSSNTNTVSSGGGKSSHSHSSHCSTGGPDHSGIYDDGIGTMNSKATAPMINPYSSGNSSSAAAAAAEFQRARTYNFRSYPDNL, from the exons ATGAAGCACACGTCGCCCAGTGAAGCGACCTCCTCCAGCAACATCAGCATGTTCTCCCGCCAGTGCCTTTCCCACCCCACCCGCTCACCACCCACGACCACGCCCACAGCCGCCGCTTCCCGCCCTCCATGCCGCGCCCCCCGCTGGACGCTGTGCCTCTGGACGCTGGTGATCGCCAGCGGCTGCTTAATGCTCAGCGCACCGACGACGATGGCATTTGATATCG CCACGTGCAAAGTGCCCCTGGGCATGGAGTCGTTACTCATAACAGATGCTCAAATCACAGCGAGCTCAGCTCATGACATGGGCTTCGTTGGACCTCAGCATGCAAG ACTGAAAACCGATAATAACGGAGGAGCCTGGTGCCCCAAGCACATGGTGTCGAATGCGTTGAAGGAGTACCTACAGGTGGATCTGCTGCAGACGCACGTCATCACGGCGATCCGCACGCAGGGTAGATTTGGAAAGGGTCAGGGCCAGGAGTACACCGAGGCCTATGTCCTGGAGTACTGGCGACCGGGCTTCGACAAGTGGCAGCGCTGGAAGAACATCCAGGGCAAGGAG ATTCTGCCCGGCAATATCAACACATACAGCGAGGTGGAGAATGCCCTGCAGCCGATCATCTTCGCCTCGAAGATCCGCATCTATCCGTATGGCCAGTACGATAGAACAGTCTGTCTGCGCGCCGAGATCGTCGGTTGTCCATGGGAAG AGGGCATCGTGTCTTACAGCATTCCGGAGGGCGTGCAACGCGGCATGGAGGTGGATCTGTCGGATAAAACCTACGATGGCAACGAGCAGGGCGATCGCTATGTGGACGGACTTGGTCAGCTGGTGGATGGGCAGAAGGGCAAGGACAACTTCCGCACCGACATCCATGGATTCGGAAAGG GTTATGAATGGATTGGCTGGCGTAACGATACGCCCGGACTGCTGGGAAAACCGGTTGAAATAGTCTTTGAGTTCGATACGGTTCGCAATTTCAGTGCCATCGTGCTGCACACAAACAATATGTTCACCAAGGATGTTCAG GTATTTGTGCATGCTAAGGTGTTCTTCAGCATCGGAGGTCGCTACTTTTCGGGTGAACCCGTTCAATTTTCCTATATGCCCGATACGATAATGGATCATGCAAGGGATGTGACCATCAAGCTGCACCACCGGGTgggcaaatatttgaaaatcaatttgtaCTTTGCCGTCAAATGGATTATGCTCTCCGAGATCAGCTTTATATCCG TGCCCGCCATGGGAAATTTCACTGACGAGCAGGAGCAGCGCAGCAACTCGCCCAGCCAGGCGCAGGATGTCCACGATGAGACCAAGGGCAGTGAGTACCAGGCCAACCGGAACAATCCCAACGGAGTGGGCGGCGCGGCCGGAGGCCTCGGCGAGGGCGTGGCAGCGTCGGGCGGCGATACCGTCGGTGGCAACAACAAGTACAACAACGGGCCGCAAT TAATTGCGCCACGCCCCATCGATCAGGAGCCGAACGACGCGAACTTCATCGGTGTGGTCATCGTTGTCctcaccaccatcatcatcctcCTGGTGGCCATCATCCTGTTCATCGTCTCGCGAACGAAACGGGCCCGCGGCAGCAACGTCCTGGACGCCTTCCAGTACAGCTTCAATCCCAACACCCTCGGCGGCAACGTGGACAAGCACCGTCCGAACGGCAACAGCATCAAG GCCAGTGTGGACGACAACGACTCGATTGGCAAGAACAGTCTCTACCACGAACCCTTCAATGTGAACATGTACACGAGCGGTGTGAACGGCTATGCGGCGGTTAATGATTTACAGTGTAACATGACGCCCGACTATACAG ATGTGCCGGAAGGTGGTTACGCCGTGCCCCACATGCAGGATTACATGCCCTCGTCGAAAATGGGAGGTGGAGCGCCCGGCGGTGGTGGCTATGTGAATGTGCGGCGCACCCCGCCTCCGCCACTGAGCAGCATTTTCCCGCGACCACCAACCGTTCCGCCGCCGCCCATGGAGAAGTACTACGCCACCACGGCCATCTTCAAGCCGCTGAAGGGTCCGGGCTCGGAGCGCAGtggttgcagcagcaacaccaacacggtgagcagcggcggcggcaaaAGCAGCCACAGCCACAGCAGCCACTGCAGCACCGGTGGTCCGGACCATAGTGGCATCTACGACGACGGCATCGGCACCATGAACTCCAAGGCCACCGCACCCATGATCAATCCGTACAGCAGCGGGAACAGCTCCTcggccgccgccgccgcagcgGAGTTCCAGCGCGCCAGGACCTATAACTTCCGCAGCTACCCCGATAACCTCTAG
- the LOC116801508 gene encoding uncharacterized protein LOC116801508, which yields MPKKPQHLSLVASTAGGYGGGPSSKPKYSLTLHNSKLATGGKHLRDGLQQRQHLKAVDGVGLVPVPVPVPVSLPTDEVVGVHLKAGAITGEASGSVTRQMGESGSSGSGKDGAKCGNDNELGGGVTNGVMRAQNNRLWYH from the coding sequence ATGCCCAAGAAGCCGCAGCACCTGAGCCTGGTCGCCAGCACGGCGGGCGGATACGGGGGCGGTCCCAGCAGCAAGCCCAAGTACAGCCTGACCCTGCACAACAGCAAACTCGCCACGGGGGGCAAGCACCTGCGCGATGGCCTCCAGCAGCGCCAGCACCTCAAGGCCGTGGATGGGGTTGGGCTGGTGCCCGTGCCCGTTCCCGTTCCCGTTTCCCTACCCACCGACGAGGTGGTGGGTGTGCATCTGAAGGCGGGGGCCATCACAGGCGAGGCTTCGGGCAGTGTCACCAGGCAGATGGGGGagagcggcagcagcggcagcggaaAGGACGGCGCCAAATGCGGAAATGACAATGAACTGGGGGGCGGAGTGACAAACGGTGTCATGAGGGCACAAAACAACAGGCTGTGGTATCATTGA
- the LOC6613602 gene encoding UDP-glucuronosyltransferase 1-6, which produces MGGILRCLALQIVVLIAGAHGANILGLFTSLSPSHLVIQMSMARILAERGHNVTVVTVLKPPSLHKDINHILVPMEEDILQAFGSLVGGMTKTDNSNAYTSMFRSVRQLSETFSRMGDVMKQPLVRDLYEHPDNKFDLVMVGYFMNSYQLALAHKLKVPLVLALSNPPSFLGYFLGNPWEVSYVPAMNMAIESGKPLGIGHRMLNLLGNLAQRLFMFIIEFRNARIYRDIYGDDPTLPSYEDLNKNISLIFFASHGISEGPIRPNVPAVIEIGGIQVKDQPDKLPQNLEQFLSEAPHGAILLSLGSNLKKDHLKSYTVQKMFNVLSKLQQKVIWKWDDLDNLPGESDNILYSKWVPQDDVLAHPNITLFINHAGKGGLTEAQYHGKPMLALPVFGDQPSNADVMVMQGFGIKQSILTLEEDSFLQGIREVLDNPKYATAVKSFSTLYRDRPLSARETLIYWVEYVIRHHGAPHIQSPVVHMSYIAANNLDVYAVILGTIVALCFITKLVLSLIVRKIRNNSTKAKVNQNHKLKKK; this is translated from the exons ATGGGTGGAATTTTGAGGTGCCTCGCCCTCCAGATAGTGGTTCTGATTGCCGGAGCCCATGGAGCCAACATTCTGGGTCTGTTCACCAGCCTGAGTCCGTCGCACTTGGTCATCCAGATGTCGATGGCCCGGATTCTAGCCGAGAGGGGGCACAACGTGACTGTAGTGACGGTCCTAAAACCACCGTCTTTACACAAGGATATCAACCACATTCTGGTGCCAATGGAAGAGGATATCCTGCAGGCATTCGGTTCTCTGGTCGGTGGAATGACAAAGACGGACAATAGCAATGCATATACGTCCATGTTTCGATCGGTCAGACAGTTGTCCGAGACGTTCTCCAGGATGGGTGATGTGATGAAGCAGCCGTTGGTTAGAGATCTCTACGAGCACCCGGACAACAAGTTCGATTTGGTCATGGTGGGCTACTTTATGAACAGTTATCAACTGGCCCTGGCCCACAAACTGAAGGTTCCGCTGGTGTTGGCCCTTTCAAACCCGCCATCGTTTTTGGGATACTTTTTGGGCAACCCCTGGGAAGTCTCATATGTGCCTGCCATGAATATGGCCATTGAAAGTGGCAAACCCCTGGGCATTGGACACCGTATGCTCAACCTGCTGGGAAACTTGGCACAGCGGCTGTTCATGTTCATAATTGAGTTTCGGAATGCCAGGATCTACAG AGATATCTATGGCGACGATCCCACTCTGCCCAGCTATGAGGACTTGAACAAAAACATATCGCTCATCTTCTTTGCCTCGCATGGGATTAGCGAAGGGCCCATTCGTCCCAATGTGCCAGCTGTGATCGAGATCGGAGGAATACAAGTCAAGGACCAACCCGATAAGCTGCCACAAAACTTGGAACAATTCCTGAGCGAAGCTCCACACGGAGCTATTCTACTCAGCCTGGGATCCAACCTAAAGAAGGACCATTTGAAGTCATACACAGTGCAGAAAATGTTTAATGTGCTCTCGAAGCTGCAGCAGAAGGTGATCTGGAAGTGGGACGACCTGGATAACTTACCGGGAGAGTCGGATAACATACTCTACTCCAAGTGGGTGCCGCAGGACGATGTCCTGGCACATCCGAACATAACGCTGTTCATCAACCACGCGGGAAAGGGCGGCCTAACGGAGGCCCAGTATCATGGCAAACCCATGCTGGCCCTACCAGTTTTCGGTGACCAGCCCTCCAATGCGGATGTTATGGTGATGCAGGGCTTTGGAATCAAGCAAAGCATCCTCACCCTGGAGGAGGACAGCTTCCTGCAGGGCATTCGAGAGGTACTCGATAATCCCAAGTATGCCACTGCCGTCAAGTCGTTCTCCACTCTCTACCGGGATCGTCCATTGAGTGCTCGGGAGACCCTGATCTACTGGGTGGAGTACGTGATCCGCCACCACGGAGCTCCGCACATCCAGAGTCCGGTGGTGCACATGAGCTACATAGCAGCCAATAACCTGGACGTCTATGCTGTGATCCTCGGAACGATTGTTGCTCTCTGCTTTATTACTAAATTAGTGTTAAGTTTAATTGTTAGAAAAATTAGGAACAATTCTACAAAGGCAAAAGTTAATCAGAATCATAAGCTCAAGAAGAAATAG